One Bacillus sp. FJAT-52991 genomic region harbors:
- a CDS encoding response regulator, with product MMKVILIEDDPMVQEVNRQFVNQVDGFEVVGVASNGAEGLELVKSLQPELVIVDIYMPQVDGLEVLKQIRTEGFQVDVIAITAASDAETIRKVIQQGAFDYIMKPFKFERIKQALEKYRSYRNRLIDHGTMSQKELDSILFQKEEYVEAELPKGLNAVTLKKVTSYLASLTVPVSAEEVAEGIGLARVTARRYLDYLEKCGKVKLDVQYGGIGRPINRYTYQS from the coding sequence ATCATGAAAGTGATTCTAATTGAAGATGATCCCATGGTGCAAGAAGTGAATCGCCAGTTTGTGAATCAAGTAGATGGTTTTGAAGTAGTGGGGGTTGCATCAAACGGGGCGGAAGGGTTAGAACTCGTCAAGTCTCTTCAGCCAGAACTGGTGATTGTGGATATTTATATGCCACAAGTGGATGGCTTAGAGGTATTGAAGCAAATTCGGACAGAAGGGTTCCAAGTAGACGTCATTGCGATCACGGCTGCTAGCGATGCTGAAACGATTCGAAAAGTCATTCAGCAAGGAGCTTTTGATTACATCATGAAGCCATTTAAGTTTGAGCGAATCAAGCAGGCACTAGAGAAATATCGCTCCTATCGCAATCGACTCATTGATCACGGGACGATGTCTCAAAAAGAACTAGATAGTATCTTGTTTCAAAAAGAAGAATATGTGGAAGCTGAACTTCCGAAAGGACTAAATGCCGTCACCTTGAAAAAAGTAACCAGCTATTTAGCTAGTTTGACTGTCCCTGTTTCTGCCGAAGAAGTGGCAGAAGGCATCGGTCTTGCAAGAGTGACAGCTCGCCGTTATCTCGATTACCTTGAGAAATGTGGAAAGGTTAAATTAGATGTTCAATACGGGGGCATTGGCCGTCCGATCAATCGATATACGTATCAAAGCTGA
- a CDS encoding ATP-binding protein: MKWYKSYIFWKIFLINLAVIFTVLLFVFTASRVLLPDISQDVYREITDRNAKRIKEKISVVADEMRTLAVHVQSREELQSTDPDELSKELGMLSDVSSFVDSAIISDKEGNVQAYFPKEGHHSLKNVKDEVYFKRPFETKEPYVSEVLNLPAHGPVIVFAVPILVDGEVSRVVNLTLWIKENRNFQTIFQTYKFGYEKTGSAFIVDRQGTVISHPDVTQIGKDMSEHSVVQKLKKHESGYVETTSEEGVDYFSSFEYVSFVDWGIVAEVPKEDVYYQYHLFRKSLWIMSIFVVCALALLTALYAQDLVKPIRRLYAGVDSVAKGDEYQKISPIVKGEIGVLSTRFNEMVEYMRTSKLSLQRKEEELQRQKDFFRTVIDMNPSYIYAVDEEGYFTFVNQSFASFLCRTVADFEGKKVSDFSFKQEQEVGQTHSFVREMFINPKGEMRHVETAHLPIFSDLNQLEQTLYVSTDITERIQAEEWIRTSEKLTVVGELAAGVAHEIRNPLTSIKGFVQLMKEDSPKNRPYLEVIDSEIERISAIVNEFLVLGKPQAMEFRPTNMNKLIKEVTTLLAAQANMNGVQIEEEFSPHLPIIYCDQNQMKQVFINIVKNAIEAMPNGGHVHIETKSTENGLVFTFKDEGMGISKERLARIGEPFYSTKEKGTGLGLMVSYRIIEAHNAHMNITSELGKGTVVEVTFPLS, encoded by the coding sequence ATGAAGTGGTATAAATCATATATTTTTTGGAAGATATTTTTGATTAATCTCGCTGTTATTTTTACTGTATTACTCTTTGTTTTTACCGCTTCTCGTGTCCTTCTGCCTGACATCTCTCAAGATGTTTATCGTGAAATTACAGATAGAAATGCGAAGCGAATTAAAGAAAAAATATCAGTGGTTGCAGACGAAATGAGGACCCTTGCTGTTCATGTTCAGTCGAGGGAAGAACTGCAATCCACTGATCCTGATGAGTTATCTAAAGAATTAGGTATGTTAAGTGATGTTTCTTCTTTTGTCGATAGTGCCATCATTTCTGATAAAGAAGGCAATGTGCAAGCCTATTTTCCGAAAGAGGGACATCATTCACTTAAAAATGTGAAAGACGAAGTATATTTTAAACGGCCGTTCGAAACGAAAGAGCCTTATGTTAGTGAGGTTTTAAACCTTCCAGCGCATGGGCCTGTCATCGTCTTTGCTGTCCCTATCTTAGTAGATGGGGAAGTGAGCCGCGTTGTCAATTTGACGTTATGGATTAAAGAAAATAGAAATTTTCAAACGATCTTTCAAACGTATAAATTTGGTTATGAAAAAACGGGCTCGGCTTTTATCGTCGACCGTCAAGGAACAGTTATTTCTCATCCGGATGTGACGCAAATCGGCAAAGATATGTCTGAACATTCAGTTGTTCAAAAGTTAAAGAAGCATGAATCGGGATATGTAGAGACCACATCTGAAGAAGGCGTTGACTATTTTTCTTCCTTTGAATATGTCTCATTCGTGGATTGGGGCATTGTAGCGGAAGTACCGAAAGAAGATGTGTATTATCAATATCATTTATTTAGGAAATCATTATGGATCATGTCGATTTTCGTTGTGTGCGCTTTGGCTCTCCTGACAGCTCTATACGCTCAAGATCTTGTGAAGCCGATTCGGCGGTTGTATGCAGGGGTCGATTCAGTGGCAAAAGGGGATGAGTATCAAAAGATTTCTCCTATCGTGAAAGGGGAGATCGGGGTGCTTTCGACTCGCTTTAATGAAATGGTCGAATATATGCGAACTTCGAAGTTGAGCTTACAAAGAAAAGAAGAAGAATTACAGCGGCAAAAAGACTTCTTCCGCACCGTGATTGATATGAACCCGAGTTATATTTATGCGGTAGATGAAGAAGGGTATTTTACGTTTGTAAATCAATCATTTGCGTCATTTCTTTGTCGAACAGTGGCTGATTTTGAAGGGAAGAAAGTGTCTGACTTCTCCTTTAAACAAGAGCAAGAAGTTGGGCAGACGCATTCTTTTGTTAGAGAAATGTTTATCAATCCAAAAGGTGAAATGCGTCATGTAGAAACAGCACATTTACCGATTTTTTCGGATTTGAATCAATTGGAACAAACGCTTTACGTGTCGACAGATATAACAGAGAGGATTCAAGCGGAAGAGTGGATTAGGACATCGGAAAAGCTGACAGTTGTTGGTGAGCTAGCTGCTGGAGTTGCTCATGAGATTAGAAACCCACTTACTTCGATTAAAGGGTTTGTTCAGTTAATGAAAGAGGACTCACCGAAAAATCGGCCTTATTTAGAAGTGATTGATTCAGAAATTGAACGGATTAGTGCGATTGTTAATGAATTTCTTGTTCTTGGCAAACCTCAAGCAATGGAGTTTCGGCCAACGAATATGAATAAACTCATTAAAGAAGTGACCACGCTATTAGCGGCTCAAGCGAATATGAACGGGGTACAAATTGAAGAAGAATTTTCCCCGCATTTGCCGATCATTTATTGTGATCAAAATCAAATGAAACAAGTGTTTATTAATATTGTAAAAAATGCCATTGAAGCGATGCCAAATGGGGGGCATGTTCATATTGAAACAAAGTCAACAGAGAATGGGCTGGTGTTCACTTTTAAAGATGAAGGAATGGGCATTTCTAAAGAGCGATTAGCACGGATTGGAGAACCTTTTTACAGTACGAAAGAGAAGGGGACAGGGCTTGGCTTAATGGTCAGCTACCGCATTATTGAAGCTCACAATGCTCATATGAACATCACAAGTGAACTAGGAAAAGGCACCGTAGTTGAGGTGACATTTCCATTAAGCTAA
- a CDS encoding c-type cytochrome, with amino-acid sequence MNFPTIEFPWLGNGMIIAFIAIVHVIISHGVAIGATTLMVTAEYNAFRKKDIKLDAFARKMAKWILIITTTVGAMTGVGIWFSTTVVQPDSIGSLLRIFFWAWVAEWFVFITEVVLLIIYYYTWDLYKETEKKMKHIRIGIALCIFSWITAAIITAVLAAKLTPGRWTETFSFWHAVFNPTYLPSLGFRTFLALLLAIGIVSFFVKWRIKDENLKQEIFRIFSVWAAISIPGILITAIWYLQSIPPEAYDLVVYSTGMSEKMFDLVNLTGLGVILLFIFWAAIKPKTLPLILSSAMLCASLGFMAEFEFVRESVRKPFIIYDYMYANGVLAKDAEKYNKEGVLAHSTFAETKSVTTDNMYEAGQEVYKGQCMTCHTVDGWRSKRALDTRLDGWSEETIKSFIPTMHNVRPVMPPFVGTEEELEALSHYLYKVVNEDQEKNTEQVKGEKKNDSSASTADTK; translated from the coding sequence TTGAACTTTCCAACTATCGAATTTCCTTGGCTTGGAAATGGGATGATTATCGCTTTCATTGCGATTGTTCATGTCATTATTAGTCATGGCGTAGCAATTGGGGCAACGACCTTAATGGTGACGGCTGAGTATAACGCATTTCGAAAGAAGGACATTAAGCTGGATGCCTTTGCTAGAAAAATGGCGAAGTGGATTTTGATTATTACAACGACAGTAGGTGCGATGACGGGGGTAGGTATTTGGTTTTCGACGACGGTGGTTCAGCCGGATTCGATCGGTTCACTTTTGCGCATCTTCTTCTGGGCGTGGGTGGCCGAATGGTTTGTTTTTATTACAGAAGTCGTTCTTTTAATTATTTATTACTACACTTGGGATTTGTATAAGGAAACAGAGAAAAAGATGAAGCATATTCGCATCGGTATTGCACTATGTATTTTTTCATGGATTACCGCTGCGATTATTACCGCTGTGCTGGCAGCTAAGTTGACGCCAGGGAGGTGGACAGAGACGTTCTCTTTTTGGCATGCAGTTTTCAATCCGACGTATTTGCCATCATTAGGTTTTAGAACGTTTTTAGCTTTGTTATTGGCGATTGGAATTGTCTCTTTCTTTGTCAAATGGCGCATCAAGGATGAAAACTTAAAGCAGGAGATCTTTCGTATTTTCTCCGTCTGGGCGGCAATTTCCATTCCGGGGATTTTAATTACAGCCATTTGGTATTTACAATCCATTCCTCCAGAAGCGTATGATTTGGTCGTTTATTCAACGGGGATGAGTGAAAAAATGTTCGACCTAGTTAATTTAACTGGTTTAGGCGTTATTTTGCTCTTTATTTTTTGGGCCGCCATTAAGCCGAAGACGTTGCCACTGATTTTATCGTCTGCGATGCTTTGCGCTTCATTAGGCTTTATGGCTGAATTTGAGTTTGTTCGCGAATCGGTTCGAAAACCGTTCATTATTTATGATTATATGTATGCAAACGGCGTACTTGCAAAGGATGCGGAAAAATACAACAAAGAGGGCGTGCTTGCTCATTCCACCTTTGCCGAAACAAAGAGTGTAACAACCGACAATATGTATGAAGCTGGGCAGGAAGTGTATAAAGGCCAATGTATGACATGTCATACAGTGGATGGCTGGCGATCCAAGCGGGCGTTGGATACTCGATTAGATGGCTGGTCAGAGGAAACGATTAAAAGCTTTATTCCAACGATGCATAATGTTCGTCCAGTGATGCCGCCATTTGTGGGAACAGAAGAAGAGTTAGAGGCTTTGAGTCATTATTTATATAAAGTAGTCAATGAAGATCAAGAGAAGAATACAGAGCAAGTAAAGGGGGAGAAAAAGAATGATTCTAGCGCAAGCACTGCCGATACCAAATGA
- a CDS encoding DUF948 domain-containing protein: MEIIGWASLAIFIIAIFYLIISVMSTFKTMQPTLNRLQSASERINEQQMKLQSEVQALTAHQESIQQDIEQKKEIMTQFIAEAKQTPGTIKQLGIAVKNKFF, encoded by the coding sequence ATGGAAATCATCGGCTGGGCCAGCTTAGCCATCTTTATCATAGCCATCTTTTATTTAATCATCTCTGTTATGAGTACGTTTAAAACGATGCAACCAACATTGAATCGACTTCAATCCGCTTCAGAGAGAATCAACGAACAACAGATGAAGCTACAATCAGAAGTCCAAGCACTAACAGCCCATCAAGAGAGCATCCAACAAGACATTGAGCAAAAGAAAGAAATCATGACACAATTCATTGCAGAAGCGAAACAAACACCGGGGACTATCAAGCAATTAGGTATCGCGGTGAAAAACAAATTTTTTTAA
- a CDS encoding DMT family transporter, which yields MRIYFILIGTMMIWGVNVSLIKILVDHFPPVTITALRIFTASLAVFFTLKMTNNVRRPQGKEWGYIFGGALLSVVCHHYFLAEGLTKTSATNAGLILGLGPLLTALFATMLLKGRLTVARWIGFLLGGVGVSFTVLAGETGISTMTTGDIDIFLAILSQALSFILIKKAAATLDPRLLTGYMLFFGSLVLFVISLWMEPQGLAHLSEAPPFVWIVFFFSAIMATAFGHMIYNYAIGKIGAAEASIFMNLSTFFSLVGAAVLLDESMLPAHFIGFMLIVSGVLLGSGSLEELWLQRKRNIQIQKRS from the coding sequence ATGAGGATTTATTTCATTCTAATAGGAACGATGATGATCTGGGGAGTGAATGTGTCGCTTATTAAAATTTTGGTGGACCATTTTCCGCCCGTAACGATTACAGCTTTGCGGATTTTCACTGCCTCGTTAGCGGTATTCTTCACTCTTAAAATGACAAACAATGTTCGGCGACCTCAAGGAAAAGAATGGGGATATATTTTTGGAGGGGCGTTGTTAAGTGTCGTTTGTCATCATTATTTTTTAGCGGAAGGATTAACGAAGACATCAGCGACGAACGCTGGACTCATTTTAGGATTAGGTCCCTTACTGACGGCTCTTTTTGCCACCATGCTATTAAAAGGAAGACTCACCGTTGCTCGCTGGATCGGCTTTCTTCTTGGCGGGGTTGGTGTGAGCTTTACCGTGCTTGCTGGTGAAACAGGCATCAGTACAATGACCACAGGAGATATTGATATTTTTCTTGCGATTCTTTCTCAGGCACTCAGCTTTATTCTGATTAAAAAAGCGGCAGCAACGCTTGACCCTCGGCTATTAACAGGGTATATGCTGTTCTTTGGATCGCTGGTGCTATTTGTGATCAGCTTATGGATGGAGCCACAAGGTCTCGCTCATCTATCAGAAGCTCCTCCTTTTGTTTGGATTGTCTTCTTCTTTTCAGCGATTATGGCAACAGCATTCGGTCATATGATTTATAATTACGCGATCGGAAAAATTGGTGCGGCAGAAGCGTCCATTTTTATGAATTTAAGTACCTTTTTTTCACTTGTTGGTGCAGCGGTGCTACTCGACGAATCAATGTTGCCGGCTCATTTTATCGGATTTATGCTGATCGTCTCTGGTGTTCTGCTAGGCTCCGGTTCGTTAGAAGAGCTATGGCTGCAGCGAAAACGAAATATACAAATACAAAAGCGGAGCTGA
- a CDS encoding sensor histidine kinase, producing MKKVSIQWKITGLIVFILAFSLLLLGMVLISQFIQKEENELKERAILTARTVSEVPNMVQHLEAQGAEADNMKATIEELRVINQADYIVVLNMDRVRLTHPVESMVGQVSKGEDEGPAFAEHSYTSKAKGEIGSVIRAFVPVINEKHEQIGVVISGYKLPSIFDTILTLKREILLTSALALLVGGWGAYLLARQIKRQMFYLEPHEIARILVERTETFNAMHEGIIAIDKKERITIFNDQAKEMLGVAGDVIQKPIREILPDTFLPEILHKNRAVYNRDLHIQNRAIVSNRVPIKVDGETVGAIAIFQDRTKVKQMAEELTSVKAFVNALRVQNHEHMNKLHTIAGLIQLGNKEKALAYVFQVTGEQEELMNFLSRNIHDDSISGLLLSKVSRGKELGIQVTIDGHSTLDSLPQALDHHDFVIVLGNLIENAFDSFSTTSEDNQIYVSIRQTEQAVSILVEDNGSGIPKDKQQRIFEQGYSTKAAAGRGIGLFLIQQIVEKGNGTIQVESQEGQGTTISIMFPMSLTEKEESLS from the coding sequence ATGAAGAAAGTATCTATTCAATGGAAAATCACTGGTTTGATCGTCTTCATTCTAGCCTTTTCCTTATTATTACTCGGTATGGTATTAATCAGTCAATTTATTCAGAAAGAAGAAAATGAATTGAAAGAACGAGCGATTTTAACAGCTCGGACTGTTTCAGAGGTGCCTAATATGGTGCAGCATCTAGAGGCACAGGGAGCTGAGGCGGACAATATGAAAGCAACGATTGAAGAATTAAGGGTGATCAATCAAGCGGATTATATCGTGGTTCTTAATATGGACCGAGTGAGACTGACCCATCCGGTGGAAAGCATGGTAGGGCAAGTGTCAAAAGGAGAAGACGAAGGACCAGCCTTTGCTGAACACTCCTATACATCAAAGGCTAAAGGCGAAATTGGTTCAGTGATTCGGGCTTTTGTGCCGGTAATCAATGAGAAGCATGAACAAATCGGTGTAGTGATTAGCGGTTATAAATTACCTAGCATTTTTGACACGATCTTGACATTAAAGAGAGAAATTTTGTTAACGTCAGCACTAGCTTTGCTCGTTGGTGGATGGGGAGCTTATCTTTTAGCTAGACAAATTAAACGACAAATGTTTTATTTGGAGCCTCATGAAATTGCTAGAATTCTTGTTGAACGAACGGAAACATTTAACGCTATGCATGAGGGAATTATTGCGATCGACAAGAAAGAGAGGATTACTATTTTTAATGATCAAGCGAAGGAAATGCTTGGTGTTGCGGGAGATGTCATTCAAAAGCCGATTCGAGAAATACTTCCGGATACATTTCTTCCAGAAATTCTTCATAAAAATCGAGCTGTATATAATCGCGATCTCCATATTCAAAATCGGGCGATTGTATCCAATCGCGTTCCAATTAAAGTAGACGGGGAGACGGTAGGAGCCATTGCTATTTTCCAGGATCGGACGAAAGTAAAGCAAATGGCAGAGGAGTTGACGAGCGTAAAAGCGTTCGTGAACGCGCTTCGTGTTCAAAATCATGAGCATATGAATAAGTTACATACGATTGCTGGGTTAATTCAGCTTGGCAATAAAGAAAAAGCATTAGCTTATGTGTTCCAAGTAACGGGAGAGCAGGAAGAGCTGATGAACTTTTTAAGCCGAAATATTCATGATGACAGTATTTCCGGACTGTTGCTTAGCAAAGTCAGTCGTGGCAAGGAACTAGGGATTCAAGTGACGATTGACGGGCATAGTACATTGGACAGTTTGCCGCAAGCTTTAGATCATCATGATTTTGTGATTGTATTAGGAAATCTTATTGAGAATGCATTCGATTCTTTTTCAACAACTAGTGAAGATAATCAAATTTACGTAAGTATTAGACAAACTGAGCAGGCCGTATCGATTCTTGTAGAAGATAACGGTTCAGGTATTCCAAAAGATAAACAACAACGAATATTTGAACAAGGATATTCAACGAAGGCCGCTGCTGGTCGCGGAATTGGACTGTTTTTAATTCAACAAATTGTCGAAAAAGGAAATGGAACGATTCAAGTGGAATCACAAGAAGGCCAAGGAACAACGATTTCCATTATGTTTCCGATGTCGCTAACAGAAAAGGAGGAGAGTCTATCATGA
- a CDS encoding DctP family TRAP transporter solute-binding subunit has translation MKKLYALLIVSTIFVLAFFLIKEQLTIQHPLVYDDEQQELDQIITIRFSHVVAENTPKGLAAQRFAELVHKKSKGRIQVEVYQNGILYDDDTELDAVKNGKVEMIAPSYSKLTDIVPQWKVLDLPFLFRNDEHVQAVLTGDTGTKLLKMLDDEEMLGLSFWSNGFKQMTSSTKPLMEPKDFEKQTFRTMPGQMIEEQFRLLHARTVSMPFNEVYRSLEMQQIDGQENTISNIYSKRLYQVQKHMTISNHGYLGYVVIVNKDFWDDLPTDMKNIITEALQETTAWNMDMAKKMNETQLQDIRHSSPIKIYELTDQEKQQWKKVFKPLYEQIEQTPSKQLMKEIQEIR, from the coding sequence ATGAAAAAATTATATGCATTACTCATAGTATCTACTATTTTCGTATTGGCCTTCTTTTTGATAAAAGAACAACTAACCATTCAACACCCGCTTGTTTATGATGATGAACAGCAGGAGCTCGACCAAATAATCACGATCCGCTTCTCTCATGTAGTGGCCGAGAATACACCAAAAGGCTTAGCTGCCCAACGGTTTGCAGAACTTGTTCACAAGAAATCCAAAGGTCGAATCCAAGTAGAAGTGTATCAGAATGGGATACTTTACGATGATGACACCGAACTAGATGCTGTCAAAAATGGGAAGGTTGAAATGATTGCTCCTTCTTATTCCAAACTAACAGATATCGTTCCACAATGGAAAGTGTTAGATTTGCCTTTTCTGTTCCGTAATGATGAGCATGTACAGGCTGTGCTGACAGGTGACACTGGCACGAAATTATTAAAAATGCTAGATGATGAAGAGATGTTAGGTCTTTCCTTCTGGAGTAATGGCTTCAAACAAATGACCAGCAGTACTAAACCTCTAATGGAACCAAAAGATTTTGAAAAGCAAACCTTTCGAACAATGCCTGGCCAAATGATTGAAGAACAATTTAGATTATTGCACGCTCGTACAGTAAGCATGCCTTTTAATGAAGTCTATCGCAGCTTAGAAATGCAACAAATCGACGGACAAGAAAACACAATTTCCAACATTTATTCTAAACGACTTTATCAAGTTCAAAAACATATGACCATTAGCAATCATGGCTACTTAGGCTATGTCGTCATTGTCAATAAAGATTTTTGGGATGATTTACCGACCGATATGAAGAACATCATCACCGAAGCATTGCAAGAAACAACGGCTTGGAATATGGACATGGCTAAAAAAATGAATGAGACTCAATTGCAGGACATCCGCCATTCCTCCCCTATAAAAATATACGAATTAACTGATCAAGAAAAGCAACAATGGAAAAAGGTGTTCAAACCTCTTTATGAGCAAATTGAACAAACACCTAGCAAGCAACTTATGAAGGAAATTCAGGAAATTCGTTAG
- a CDS encoding DNA-3-methyladenine glycosylase, producing MSQYQLLETAFYQQPTLQLAKELLGCTLVKISTEGTTAGYIVETEAYRGPHDRAAHSYNNRRTKRTEIMFKEAGHVYTYVMHTHCLVNVVSGEVEQPEVVLIRAVEPCEGVELMVERRGAMALKNLTSGPGKLTKAMGITMEDYGRRFDESPLFIAKGVAPEEISVGPRIGIANSGEAKDYPWRFWITDNSFVSR from the coding sequence ATGAGTCAGTATCAGTTACTTGAAACAGCATTTTATCAGCAGCCGACTTTACAACTTGCGAAAGAGTTATTAGGGTGTACATTAGTGAAAATATCGACTGAAGGAACGACGGCTGGCTATATTGTCGAAACAGAAGCGTATCGCGGACCGCATGATCGGGCCGCTCATAGCTATAACAACCGCCGAACAAAACGAACAGAAATTATGTTTAAAGAAGCGGGTCATGTGTATACGTATGTGATGCATACGCATTGTTTGGTAAATGTGGTTAGCGGAGAAGTGGAGCAGCCGGAAGTGGTTCTCATTCGAGCGGTAGAACCATGTGAAGGTGTGGAGTTGATGGTTGAACGACGAGGGGCGATGGCGTTGAAAAATTTGACGAGCGGACCGGGAAAATTAACAAAAGCGATGGGGATTACGATGGAAGACTATGGACGACGATTTGATGAGTCGCCATTGTTTATCGCAAAAGGTGTGGCACCAGAAGAAATTTCTGTCGGGCCAAGAATTGGTATTGCGAACTCCGGCGAAGCGAAGGATTATCCGTGGCGTTTTTGGATCACAGATAACTCATTTGTTTCAAGGTAA
- a CDS encoding dicarboxylate/amino acid:cation symporter, whose product MKKALNNLTVRVVIGIILGIIVGFLFPSFGEQLKVLADVFIKLIKMVIAPIVFLTVVIGIGSMGDLKKVGRIGGKALLYFEIVTTLALLIGLLVVNIVKPGVGFNTSAVEGGDISEYTQQAAETSHGFIAFFVNIIPDNIIAAFAKGELLPILFFAVLFGLSMAAMGERSKPLVDFFEKLADVFFGIVNMIMKVSPIAAFGAMAYTIGKFGLGSLVLLGKLMGSVYITMFLFIFLVLGGIAKFYGFSITKFIAYLKEEILLVLGTSSSESALPKMMEKLEKYGCSKSVVGLVVPTGYSFNLDGTSIYLSMASIFIAQAYGVDLTIWEQLTLMAILMLTSKGAAGVTGSGFITLAATLAAFPVIPVEGIALLLGVDRFMSEARAITNLIGNGVATVVISKVENEFHPEAVESNRETATAPELNPSIIE is encoded by the coding sequence ATGAAAAAAGCGTTGAATAACTTAACGGTTCGTGTTGTCATTGGTATTATTCTTGGTATTATTGTCGGTTTTCTTTTTCCCTCTTTCGGAGAACAATTGAAAGTCTTAGCTGACGTCTTTATTAAATTAATTAAAATGGTTATTGCGCCAATCGTCTTTCTTACAGTAGTCATCGGAATCGGTAGCATGGGAGATTTAAAGAAAGTAGGGCGTATCGGAGGTAAAGCACTCCTTTATTTCGAAATCGTAACGACACTTGCTTTATTAATTGGACTTCTTGTCGTCAATATAGTAAAACCTGGCGTCGGCTTTAATACAAGTGCGGTTGAAGGTGGAGACATTTCTGAATATACGCAACAAGCGGCAGAAACGAGTCACGGATTTATCGCTTTCTTCGTAAACATTATTCCAGATAATATCATTGCGGCTTTCGCAAAAGGTGAGCTACTACCAATTTTATTCTTTGCTGTTTTATTTGGTCTTTCAATGGCAGCAATGGGTGAACGCTCTAAGCCACTGGTCGACTTTTTTGAAAAATTAGCGGATGTCTTTTTTGGTATCGTTAATATGATTATGAAAGTATCGCCAATCGCCGCTTTTGGTGCAATGGCTTATACGATCGGCAAATTTGGACTTGGCTCTTTAGTTTTATTAGGAAAACTAATGGGATCTGTATACATCACAATGTTCTTATTTATCTTTCTCGTACTTGGTGGGATTGCTAAGTTCTACGGCTTTAGCATCACGAAATTTATCGCTTATTTAAAAGAAGAGATTTTGCTTGTTCTTGGTACTTCTTCTTCTGAATCTGCTTTACCAAAAATGATGGAAAAACTCGAGAAATATGGCTGTTCCAAATCAGTTGTCGGACTAGTTGTTCCGACTGGATATTCATTCAATCTTGATGGGACATCCATTTACTTGTCAATGGCATCTATCTTTATCGCCCAAGCATATGGTGTGGATTTAACAATCTGGGAGCAACTAACATTAATGGCAATCTTAATGCTCACATCAAAAGGAGCGGCTGGTGTCACTGGTTCTGGTTTCATCACATTAGCAGCTACTCTAGCCGCCTTCCCAGTCATTCCTGTTGAAGGGATCGCACTTCTCCTTGGTGTGGATCGCTTTATGTCCGAAGCCCGTGCGATCACAAATCTGATTGGTAACGGTGTAGCAACAGTAGTTATCTCTAAAGTGGAAAATGAATTTCACCCTGAAGCAGTTGAATCAAATAGAGAAACGGCTACAGCACCTGAATTGAATCCTAGTATCATTGAATAA